One segment of Calypte anna isolate BGI_N300 chromosome 4A, bCalAnn1_v1.p, whole genome shotgun sequence DNA contains the following:
- the SARAF gene encoding store-operated calcium entry-associated regulatory factor isoform X3 encodes MAAVTVPAFFLPSLLLLLCAAPGPALCWKDPGRVLLREVQALTLHRGRYTTARRTAAVPQLQCTGGTAGCSRVPEVVQCYNKGWDGYDVQWQCKAELENSQRFGQMEVSCEGYDHPDDPYITRGSCSLLFSLELTEEGERRMNSNRFHSGNYHLKDDYSSCGVGALVLLVLAVVYGIYSYFHGKYSSGNEQNYETLHDCNGFFGPYSQTRNMPPPPGFKSSFTDNNFGTDSNHGTNSGPGFWTGLGAGGLLGYLAGSHSRAQPRSTYFNTWADATAPPPAGEHSSNSTHGGSSGTRTASGFGGTKRR; translated from the exons ATGGCGGCTGTGACGGTGCCCGCgttcttcctcccctctctcctcctcctcctctgcgCTGCCCCGGGCCCCGCGCTCTGCTGGAAGGATCCGG GTAGGGTCCTGCTGAGGGAGGTGCAGGCCCTGACTCTGCACAGAGGCCGCTACACGACAGCCCGGCGGACAGCAGCAGTCCCGCAGTTACAGTGCACGGGAGGCACTGCTGGGTGCTCCCGTGTCCCCGAGGTTGTTCAGTGCTACAACAAAGGCTGGGATGGCTACGATGTACAG TGGCagtgcaaagcagagctggaaaacagcCAGAGGTTTGGGCAGATGGAAGTGAGCTGTGAAGGCTACGATCATCCTGATGATCCTTACATCACCAGAGGCTCCTGCAGCCTGctcttcagcctggagctgactgaggaaggggaaaggagaatgAACTCCAACAGATTTCACTCTGGCAATTACCACCTGAAGGATGATTATTCCAGCTGCGGGGTCGGAGCTCTTGTTTTGCTGGTTCTGGCTGTAGTTTATGGAATATACAGTTATTTCCATGGAAAGTACTCCAGTGGGAACGAGCAGAATTACGAGACTCTTCATGACTGTAACGGGTTCTTTGGGCCTTACTCACAGACTCGGAAcatgcctcctcctcctggtttTAAGTCCAGCTTCACAG ACAACAACTTCGGGACTGATTCCAATCATGGAACCAATTCAGGACCAGGATTTTGGACTGGATTAGGAGCAGGAGGCTTGCTAGGCTACTTGGCTGGCAGTCACAG CAGAGCACAGCCACGTTCTACATATTTCAATACCTGGGCAGATGCTACAGCTCCACCTCCAGCCGGTGAGCACTCAAGCAACTCCACACACGGTGGCAGTTCAGGAACAAGAACTGCTTCTG gctttggGGGCACCAAAAGAAGATGA
- the SARAF gene encoding store-operated calcium entry-associated regulatory factor isoform X4, which translates to MAAVTVPAFFLPSLLLLLCAAPGPALCWKDPGRVLLREVQALTLHRGRYTTARRTAAVPQLQCTGGTAGCSRVPEVVQCYNKGWDGYDVQWQCKAELENSQRFGQMEVSCEGYDHPDDPYITRGSCSLLFSLELTEEGERRMNSNRFHSGNYHLKDDYSSCGVGALVLLVLAVVYGIYSYFHGKYSSGNEQNYETLHDCNGFFGPYSQTRNMPPPPGFKSSFTDNNFGTDSNHGTNSGPGFWTGLGAGGLLGYLAGSHRAQPRSTYFNTWADATAPPPAGEHSSNSTHGGSSGTRTASGFGGTKRR; encoded by the exons ATGGCGGCTGTGACGGTGCCCGCgttcttcctcccctctctcctcctcctcctctgcgCTGCCCCGGGCCCCGCGCTCTGCTGGAAGGATCCGG GTAGGGTCCTGCTGAGGGAGGTGCAGGCCCTGACTCTGCACAGAGGCCGCTACACGACAGCCCGGCGGACAGCAGCAGTCCCGCAGTTACAGTGCACGGGAGGCACTGCTGGGTGCTCCCGTGTCCCCGAGGTTGTTCAGTGCTACAACAAAGGCTGGGATGGCTACGATGTACAG TGGCagtgcaaagcagagctggaaaacagcCAGAGGTTTGGGCAGATGGAAGTGAGCTGTGAAGGCTACGATCATCCTGATGATCCTTACATCACCAGAGGCTCCTGCAGCCTGctcttcagcctggagctgactgaggaaggggaaaggagaatgAACTCCAACAGATTTCACTCTGGCAATTACCACCTGAAGGATGATTATTCCAGCTGCGGGGTCGGAGCTCTTGTTTTGCTGGTTCTGGCTGTAGTTTATGGAATATACAGTTATTTCCATGGAAAGTACTCCAGTGGGAACGAGCAGAATTACGAGACTCTTCATGACTGTAACGGGTTCTTTGGGCCTTACTCACAGACTCGGAAcatgcctcctcctcctggtttTAAGTCCAGCTTCACAG ACAACAACTTCGGGACTGATTCCAATCATGGAACCAATTCAGGACCAGGATTTTGGACTGGATTAGGAGCAGGAGGCTTGCTAGGCTACTTGGCTGGCAGTCACAG AGCACAGCCACGTTCTACATATTTCAATACCTGGGCAGATGCTACAGCTCCACCTCCAGCCGGTGAGCACTCAAGCAACTCCACACACGGTGGCAGTTCAGGAACAAGAACTGCTTCTG gctttggGGGCACCAAAAGAAGATGA
- the LEPROTL1 gene encoding leptin receptor overlapping transcript-like 1, whose product MAGIKALISLSFGGAVGLMFLMLGCALPQYNQYWPLFVLFFYILSPIPYCIARRLVDDTDATSNACKELAIFLTTGIVVSAFGLPIVFARAQLIYWGACALVLTGNTVIFATILGFFLVFGSNDDFSWQQW is encoded by the exons ATGGCCGGTATCAAAG CCCTGATCAGCCTGTCCTTCGGCGGAGCCGTCGGCCTCATGTTCCTGATGCTGGGATGCGCCCTCCCCCAATACAA ccaGTACTGGCCactgtttgttctgtttttttacaTCCTCTCTCCTATCCCGTACTGCATAGCAAGAAGATTAGTAGATGACACAGATGCTACAAGTAATGCCTGCAAGGAGCTAGCAATATTTCTTACAACAGGCATTGTTGTATCAGCATTTGGGCTACCCATAGTGTTTGCGAGAGCACAACTG ATTTACTGGGGTGCTTGTGCGCTCGTTCTTACGGGGAACACGGTCATCTTTGCCACAATCCTAGGATTTTTCTTGGTCTTTGGCAGCAATGATGACTTCAGCTGGCAGCAGTGGTGA
- the SARAF gene encoding store-operated calcium entry-associated regulatory factor isoform X1, whose product MAAVTVPAFFLPSLLLLLCAAPGPALCWKDPGRVLLREVQALTLHRGRYTTARRTAAVPQLQCTGGTAGCSRVPEVVQCYNKGWDGYDVQWQCKAELENSQRFGQMEVSCEGYDHPDDPYITRGSCSLLFSLELTEEGERRMNSNRFHSGNYHLKDDYSSCGVGALVLLVLAVVYGIYSYFHGKYSSGNEQNYETLHDCNGFFGPYSQTRNMPPPPGFKSSFTGDNNFGTDSNHGTNSGPGFWTGLGAGGLLGYLAGSHSRAQPRSTYFNTWADATAPPPAGEHSSNSTHGGSSGTRTASGFGGTKRR is encoded by the exons ATGGCGGCTGTGACGGTGCCCGCgttcttcctcccctctctcctcctcctcctctgcgCTGCCCCGGGCCCCGCGCTCTGCTGGAAGGATCCGG GTAGGGTCCTGCTGAGGGAGGTGCAGGCCCTGACTCTGCACAGAGGCCGCTACACGACAGCCCGGCGGACAGCAGCAGTCCCGCAGTTACAGTGCACGGGAGGCACTGCTGGGTGCTCCCGTGTCCCCGAGGTTGTTCAGTGCTACAACAAAGGCTGGGATGGCTACGATGTACAG TGGCagtgcaaagcagagctggaaaacagcCAGAGGTTTGGGCAGATGGAAGTGAGCTGTGAAGGCTACGATCATCCTGATGATCCTTACATCACCAGAGGCTCCTGCAGCCTGctcttcagcctggagctgactgaggaaggggaaaggagaatgAACTCCAACAGATTTCACTCTGGCAATTACCACCTGAAGGATGATTATTCCAGCTGCGGGGTCGGAGCTCTTGTTTTGCTGGTTCTGGCTGTAGTTTATGGAATATACAGTTATTTCCATGGAAAGTACTCCAGTGGGAACGAGCAGAATTACGAGACTCTTCATGACTGTAACGGGTTCTTTGGGCCTTACTCACAGACTCGGAAcatgcctcctcctcctggtttTAAGTCCAGCTTCACAG GAGACAACAACTTCGGGACTGATTCCAATCATGGAACCAATTCAGGACCAGGATTTTGGACTGGATTAGGAGCAGGAGGCTTGCTAGGCTACTTGGCTGGCAGTCACAG CAGAGCACAGCCACGTTCTACATATTTCAATACCTGGGCAGATGCTACAGCTCCACCTCCAGCCGGTGAGCACTCAAGCAACTCCACACACGGTGGCAGTTCAGGAACAAGAACTGCTTCTG gctttggGGGCACCAAAAGAAGATGA
- the SARAF gene encoding store-operated calcium entry-associated regulatory factor isoform X2, whose product MAAVTVPAFFLPSLLLLLCAAPGPALCWKDPGRVLLREVQALTLHRGRYTTARRTAAVPQLQCTGGTAGCSRVPEVVQCYNKGWDGYDVQWQCKAELENSQRFGQMEVSCEGYDHPDDPYITRGSCSLLFSLELTEEGERRMNSNRFHSGNYHLKDDYSSCGVGALVLLVLAVVYGIYSYFHGKYSSGNEQNYETLHDCNGFFGPYSQTRNMPPPPGFKSSFTGDNNFGTDSNHGTNSGPGFWTGLGAGGLLGYLAGSHRAQPRSTYFNTWADATAPPPAGEHSSNSTHGGSSGTRTASGFGGTKRR is encoded by the exons ATGGCGGCTGTGACGGTGCCCGCgttcttcctcccctctctcctcctcctcctctgcgCTGCCCCGGGCCCCGCGCTCTGCTGGAAGGATCCGG GTAGGGTCCTGCTGAGGGAGGTGCAGGCCCTGACTCTGCACAGAGGCCGCTACACGACAGCCCGGCGGACAGCAGCAGTCCCGCAGTTACAGTGCACGGGAGGCACTGCTGGGTGCTCCCGTGTCCCCGAGGTTGTTCAGTGCTACAACAAAGGCTGGGATGGCTACGATGTACAG TGGCagtgcaaagcagagctggaaaacagcCAGAGGTTTGGGCAGATGGAAGTGAGCTGTGAAGGCTACGATCATCCTGATGATCCTTACATCACCAGAGGCTCCTGCAGCCTGctcttcagcctggagctgactgaggaaggggaaaggagaatgAACTCCAACAGATTTCACTCTGGCAATTACCACCTGAAGGATGATTATTCCAGCTGCGGGGTCGGAGCTCTTGTTTTGCTGGTTCTGGCTGTAGTTTATGGAATATACAGTTATTTCCATGGAAAGTACTCCAGTGGGAACGAGCAGAATTACGAGACTCTTCATGACTGTAACGGGTTCTTTGGGCCTTACTCACAGACTCGGAAcatgcctcctcctcctggtttTAAGTCCAGCTTCACAG GAGACAACAACTTCGGGACTGATTCCAATCATGGAACCAATTCAGGACCAGGATTTTGGACTGGATTAGGAGCAGGAGGCTTGCTAGGCTACTTGGCTGGCAGTCACAG AGCACAGCCACGTTCTACATATTTCAATACCTGGGCAGATGCTACAGCTCCACCTCCAGCCGGTGAGCACTCAAGCAACTCCACACACGGTGGCAGTTCAGGAACAAGAACTGCTTCTG gctttggGGGCACCAAAAGAAGATGA